In one window of Paenibacillus thermoaerophilus DNA:
- a CDS encoding sensor histidine kinase: MRPRHIKWLILLIPTLTIGLWEYIRHEFLLPYLSMDAGNWLAPVIVFGVTLAVIVPLFSLLEETEEELNASMRSEAVLREREKFARELHDGVAQSLFLLSVQADRLQRGVAEGAADIGAELTGLRRTIRETDEYVRQAIAGLRGDPDAAGEEPWTDTIRSMFGEFERNTRCMLDWRWELPDRLLGPREKIELFSSLREGLMNVRKHAKDAANVRVRAAADRSGGWTLTVADDGTEFPQEDGGSERFGLDMIRRRAAEFGWLVSFGREGSWTVLSISKPGGGGKDAAVSGVDRR, translated from the coding sequence ATGCGTCCCCGTCACATCAAATGGTTGATCCTGTTGATTCCGACGCTGACCATCGGGTTGTGGGAGTATATCCGTCATGAATTTCTGCTGCCGTATTTGTCGATGGATGCGGGGAACTGGCTGGCACCCGTCATCGTATTCGGCGTGACGCTGGCGGTGATTGTCCCGTTGTTCTCGCTGCTGGAGGAGACGGAGGAAGAGCTGAACGCGTCCATGCGCAGCGAAGCCGTGCTGCGGGAGCGGGAAAAGTTCGCAAGGGAGCTTCACGACGGGGTGGCGCAGTCGCTGTTCCTGCTGTCGGTGCAGGCGGACCGCCTGCAGCGCGGGGTGGCCGAGGGGGCGGCCGACATCGGCGCGGAGCTCACCGGTCTGCGACGGACGATCCGGGAGACGGACGAATATGTGCGGCAGGCGATCGCGGGGCTGCGCGGCGATCCGGACGCGGCCGGAGAAGAACCTTGGACGGATACGATCCGTTCGATGTTCGGGGAGTTCGAGCGCAATACTCGCTGCATGCTCGATTGGCGCTGGGAGCTGCCGGACCGGCTGCTCGGCCCCCGGGAAAAAATCGAGCTGTTCTCCAGCTTGCGCGAAGGCCTCATGAACGTGCGCAAGCATGCGAAGGACGCGGCCAACGTCCGCGTGCGCGCGGCGGCCGACCGTTCCGGCGGCTGGACGCTGACGGTGGCGGACGACGGAACGGAATTCCCGCAGGAAGACGGCGGAAGCGAGCGCTTCGGCCTCGATATGATCCGGAGGCGGGCCGCCGAATTCGGGTGGCTCGTCTCGTTCGGCCGCGAAGGCTCGTGGACGGTGCTGTCGATAAGCAAGCCGGGAGGAGGCGGCAAAGATGCAGCCGTATCGGGTGTTGATCGCCGATGA
- a CDS encoding response regulator encodes MQPYRVLIADDHAHARRGIREIIEEDPLFEVVGEAKNGLEAYELTGEVMPDLILMDIRMPEADGLEATRRIKSKYPYVKIVMVTVSDDVADLFEAIKRGAQGYLLKNLSPSSWLDYLKAVAMDEAPMSREFASRLLDEFAAKRRAESKADDPLTAREREILEWVARGKSNREIGDELHISEHTVKNHLKNILQKLHLQNRVQLTRYAYEQGWV; translated from the coding sequence ATGCAGCCGTATCGGGTGTTGATCGCCGATGACCATGCGCATGCCCGCAGGGGCATTCGGGAAATCATTGAAGAAGATCCGCTGTTCGAGGTGGTCGGCGAAGCGAAAAACGGCCTGGAGGCGTATGAGCTGACGGGAGAGGTCATGCCGGACCTGATCCTGATGGATATCCGGATGCCGGAAGCGGACGGGCTGGAGGCGACCAGACGAATCAAATCGAAGTATCCGTACGTCAAGATCGTAATGGTGACGGTATCGGACGATGTCGCCGACTTGTTCGAAGCGATCAAACGGGGCGCGCAAGGCTATCTGCTCAAAAACTTGTCCCCTTCGTCATGGCTGGACTATTTGAAGGCGGTCGCGATGGACGAGGCTCCGATGTCCCGCGAATTCGCTTCGCGCCTGCTTGACGAATTCGCCGCCAAGAGAAGGGCCGAGAGCAAAGCGGACGATCCGCTGACCGCCCGCGAGCGGGAAATTCTCGAATGGGTCGCCCGGGGCAAGTCGAACCGGGAGATCGGCGACGAGCTGCACATCTCGGAGCATACGGTGAAAAACCACCTGAAAAACATTCTGCAGAAGCTGCATCTTCAGAACCGCGTGCAGCTCACCCGCTACGCGTACGAACAGGGCTGGGTGTGA
- the mciZ gene encoding Z-ring formation inhibitor MciZ: MKVYRTNEEIRLVGKGWEIRRALRGWVKEASSHAAKASAGVPVAPVHPTLREWLNRL; this comes from the coding sequence ATGAAAGTTTACCGCACGAACGAAGAAATTCGCCTGGTCGGCAAAGGATGGGAGATTCGCCGCGCGTTGCGCGGCTGGGTCAAAGAAGCTTCCTCGCATGCCGCCAAAGCGTCCGCCGGCGTTCCCGTCGCCCCGGTCCATCCCACGCTGCGCGAGTGGCTGAACCGGCTATAG
- a CDS encoding NUDIX domain-containing protein yields the protein MSSSNLFEEKTVRTEQIFQGRIISLQVDEVELPNGSIATREIVRHPGAVAVLPIKGDRMIVVEQYRKPLGKSLVEIPAGKLDGGEDPLEAAKRELMEETGYTCPTIRHVASFYTSPGFADELIHLYVADELVPGQANPDEDEFLEVTEVTLDEAKALIREGRIEDAKTIMAVYAWQLYRLTGSYA from the coding sequence ATGAGCTCATCCAATCTTTTCGAAGAAAAAACCGTTCGCACCGAACAAATCTTCCAGGGAAGAATCATCTCCCTGCAAGTCGACGAGGTCGAATTGCCGAACGGATCGATCGCGACGCGGGAGATCGTGCGCCATCCCGGCGCGGTGGCCGTGCTGCCTATCAAGGGCGACCGCATGATCGTTGTCGAGCAGTACCGGAAACCGCTCGGCAAAAGTCTGGTCGAGATTCCCGCCGGGAAGCTGGACGGCGGCGAAGATCCGCTGGAAGCGGCCAAGCGGGAGCTGATGGAAGAAACGGGCTATACATGTCCTACGATTCGCCATGTGGCTTCGTTCTATACGTCGCCGGGATTCGCGGACGAACTGATCCATCTCTATGTGGCGGACGAGCTGGTGCCGGGCCAGGCGAACCCGGACGAAGACGAGTTTCTGGAAGTGACTGAAGTAACGCTCGACGAAGCGAAAGCGTTGATCCGGGAAGGACGCATCGAAGACGCGAAGACGATTATGGCCGTATACGCCTGGCAACTGTACCGGTTGACGGGATCGTACGCATGA
- a CDS encoding endonuclease Q family protein: MMRELTADLHIHIGRTEKGAPVKISGSRDLTFRNIAREASARKGIDMIGIIDCQSPDVLEEIADRLEAGEMRELPDGGIAYRDTVIVLGSEIEVCDPGFGAAHVLAYMPSLEEMASFSGWLASRMKNVRLSSQRVRVTARELQERVIAGGGLFVPAHIFTPHKGIYGHAAERMSMLLDLDGVSAVELGLSGDTELAGYLSELDAFPFLTNSDAHSLPNIAREYNVLRLKEASFRELGLALKEAEGRGIACNYGLHPALGKYHRSYCAACDKVWEAADAVHDRCPGCGGRIVRGVLDRVLSIADRDRPPAASMRPPYIRQVPLRFIPGVGPKLLEKLLAVFGTEMAVLHRASPDELASAVGDALAERIVLAREGRLSISPGGGGTFGKLL, encoded by the coding sequence ATGATGCGCGAGCTGACGGCGGATCTGCACATTCATATCGGGCGCACGGAGAAAGGCGCTCCCGTCAAAATCAGCGGCAGCCGAGATCTGACGTTCCGCAACATCGCCCGCGAGGCGTCCGCCCGGAAGGGCATCGACATGATCGGCATCATCGACTGCCAATCCCCGGACGTGCTGGAGGAGATCGCCGACCGGCTCGAAGCGGGAGAGATGCGGGAGCTGCCGGACGGCGGCATCGCCTACCGGGATACGGTTATTGTGTTGGGCAGCGAGATCGAGGTATGCGACCCGGGTTTCGGAGCGGCGCATGTGCTGGCGTACATGCCGTCGCTGGAGGAGATGGCTTCGTTCTCGGGCTGGCTGGCGTCCCGCATGAAGAACGTCAGGCTGAGCTCCCAGCGGGTTCGGGTGACGGCCCGGGAACTTCAGGAGCGGGTCATTGCGGGGGGCGGGCTGTTCGTGCCCGCCCATATTTTTACCCCGCACAAAGGCATCTACGGCCATGCGGCCGAGCGAATGTCGATGCTGCTCGATCTGGACGGCGTCTCGGCCGTCGAGCTCGGCTTGAGCGGCGATACCGAGCTCGCGGGATATTTGTCCGAGCTGGACGCCTTCCCGTTCCTGACGAACTCAGACGCCCATTCGCTGCCCAACATCGCCCGCGAATACAACGTGCTGAGGCTGAAGGAGGCCAGCTTCCGCGAGCTCGGCCTCGCGCTGAAGGAAGCCGAAGGGCGCGGAATCGCCTGCAACTACGGCCTTCATCCCGCCCTCGGCAAGTACCACCGTTCCTACTGCGCGGCCTGCGACAAGGTGTGGGAAGCGGCGGACGCCGTTCACGACCGTTGTCCGGGCTGCGGCGGCCGGATCGTTCGGGGCGTGCTCGACCGCGTGCTGTCGATCGCGGACCGGGATCGCCCGCCGGCTGCCTCCATGAGGCCTCCCTACATTCGGCAGGTTCCGCTGCGCTTTATTCCCGGCGTCGGGCCGAAGCTGCTGGAGAAGCTGCTGGCCGTATTCGGCACCGAGATGGCCGTGCTGCATCGCGCCTCGCCGGACGAGCTCGCTTCGGCGGTCGGAGACGCTCTGGCCGAGCGGATCGTGCTCGCCCGAGAGGGACGGCTGTCCATCTCGCCCGGAGGCGGAGGCACGTTCGGCAAGCTGTTGTAG
- the spoIIM gene encoding stage II sporulation protein M, whose amino-acid sequence MKDLAFGIRQQLQTQLPLFIFVFVLFAMGVLFGAFLVQALTLEQKEEMSRHLGSFFQSVMLDEPGSGQGSAFLAAFSLHVKWLVLIWLLGLSVIGLPFVLLLDFLKGVLVGFTVGYLTGQLSWKGLLVAMIAVLPQNLLVVPALMALSAASVVFSFQLVKYRLLQHPGIGLKPAFGRYARTAALAAAAVAFAALFEAYASPYLLQWISPMAAAGLKG is encoded by the coding sequence TTGAAAGACCTGGCGTTCGGCATTCGGCAGCAACTGCAGACGCAGTTGCCGTTGTTTATTTTCGTATTCGTCCTGTTCGCGATGGGCGTTCTGTTCGGCGCGTTTCTGGTTCAGGCGCTGACGCTGGAGCAGAAGGAGGAAATGTCGCGGCACCTCGGTTCGTTCTTCCAATCGGTCATGCTGGACGAGCCGGGAAGCGGGCAAGGCTCCGCTTTTCTCGCGGCCTTTTCGCTGCACGTCAAGTGGCTGGTGCTCATCTGGCTGCTTGGTTTGTCGGTGATCGGACTGCCGTTTGTGCTGCTGCTCGATTTTCTGAAGGGCGTGCTGGTCGGATTTACTGTCGGCTATCTGACCGGACAGCTATCCTGGAAAGGTTTGCTGGTGGCGATGATTGCCGTCTTGCCGCAAAATTTGCTCGTCGTGCCCGCGTTGATGGCGCTGAGCGCGGCTTCCGTCGTGTTTTCGTTTCAACTGGTGAAATACCGTCTCCTGCAGCATCCCGGGATCGGATTGAAGCCGGCCTTCGGCCGATATGCCCGCACGGCGGCGCTGGCCGCGGCTGCGGTGGCGTTCGCCGCGTTGTTCGAGGCGTACGCTTCGCCCTATTTGCTGCAGTGGATATCCCCGATGGCGGCGGCCGGCTTGAAGGGCTGA
- a CDS encoding Fur family transcriptional regulator — protein sequence MEDRIEKIKQQLQSQGYKLTLQREATVRVLLENEEDHLSAEDVFMLVKDKAPEIGLATVYRTLELLTELHVVEKMNFGDGVARYDLRNDSAHHHHHHLICVQCGALDEIMEDWLEPLEIRVTEEFGFTVLDHRLDFQGICRRCNEKNKAQQPPQEESK from the coding sequence ATGGAAGATCGAATCGAGAAAATCAAGCAGCAGTTGCAATCGCAGGGCTACAAGCTGACCTTGCAGAGGGAAGCGACGGTACGCGTACTGCTCGAGAATGAGGAGGACCATCTCAGTGCGGAGGACGTCTTCATGCTCGTCAAGGACAAAGCACCTGAGATCGGTCTGGCGACGGTGTACCGGACGCTGGAGCTGCTGACGGAACTGCATGTCGTGGAGAAAATGAACTTTGGAGACGGCGTCGCGCGGTACGATTTGCGCAACGACAGCGCGCATCACCATCATCACCATCTGATCTGCGTGCAATGCGGAGCGTTGGACGAGATCATGGAGGATTGGCTGGAGCCGCTTGAGATACGTGTGACGGAGGAGTTCGGGTTTACGGTGCTGGATCACCGTCTGGACTTCCAGGGCATCTGCAGACGCTGCAACGAAAAAAACAAAGCACAGCAACCCCCGCAAGAGGAGTCCAAGTGA
- the ald gene encoding alanine dehydrogenase: MNRSCVVGVPKEIKNHEYRVALTPAGAHVLSEAGHRVLVETKAGEGSGFSDEDYAREGAQIVPSAAEVWANAELIMKVKEPLPEEIPYFRSGQLLFTYLHLAAVPELAKAMVDKGVTGIAYETIQLPGGGLPLLTPMSEVAGRMSVQVGARFLEKFYGGRGVLLGGVPGVPPGNVIILGGGIVGTNAAKMAVGLGASVTILERSAERMRYLDDIFGGRVHTLMSNPYNVAGAVQKADLLIGAVLIPGARAPRLVTEEMVRTMKKGAVIVDVAVDQGGSIETIDRVTTHSDPIYLKHGVVHYAVANMPGAVPRTSTLALTNATLPYALELANKGFDQAVADNAPLRLGVNVHRGAVTHQAVAEAVGLPYTPLQV, encoded by the coding sequence ATGAATCGAAGCTGCGTCGTCGGCGTGCCGAAAGAAATCAAAAACCATGAATACCGCGTGGCCCTTACGCCTGCCGGCGCGCATGTGCTGAGCGAAGCGGGACACCGCGTGCTTGTCGAGACCAAAGCCGGGGAGGGCAGCGGATTTTCCGACGAGGATTACGCCAGGGAGGGCGCGCAAATCGTGCCTTCCGCCGCGGAAGTGTGGGCGAACGCGGAACTTATCATGAAGGTGAAGGAGCCTTTGCCGGAAGAAATTCCGTATTTCCGCAGCGGTCAGTTGCTTTTTACGTATCTCCATCTGGCGGCCGTGCCCGAGCTGGCCAAAGCGATGGTCGACAAGGGCGTCACCGGGATCGCGTACGAGACGATCCAACTGCCGGGCGGCGGATTGCCGCTGCTCACCCCGATGAGCGAAGTGGCGGGCAGAATGTCCGTTCAGGTGGGGGCGCGGTTTCTGGAGAAATTTTACGGCGGCCGCGGCGTCCTGCTGGGCGGCGTACCCGGCGTTCCGCCCGGCAACGTCATCATCCTCGGCGGCGGCATCGTCGGCACGAACGCCGCCAAGATGGCGGTCGGACTCGGAGCCAGCGTCACGATCCTGGAACGCAGCGCGGAGCGGATGCGTTACCTGGACGATATCTTCGGCGGCCGCGTCCACACGCTGATGTCCAACCCTTATAACGTCGCGGGCGCCGTGCAAAAGGCCGATCTGCTGATCGGCGCCGTGCTGATTCCCGGCGCGCGGGCTCCCCGGCTGGTGACCGAGGAGATGGTCCGCACCATGAAAAAAGGAGCGGTTATCGTCGATGTGGCCGTCGATCAGGGCGGATCGATCGAGACGATCGACCGGGTCACGACGCACAGCGATCCGATCTATCTCAAGCACGGCGTCGTTCATTACGCGGTGGCCAATATGCCGGGAGCGGTGCCGCGCACGTCCACGCTCGCTCTGACCAACGCCACGCTGCCGTATGCGCTGGAGCTGGCGAACAAGGGCTTCGATCAAGCGGTCGCGGACAATGCGCCCCTGCGGCTGGGCGTTAATGTGCACCGGGGAGCCGTTACGCACCAGGCGGTCGCGGAAGCGGTGGGGCTGCCGTATACGCCGCTGCAGGTGTGA
- a CDS encoding DUF4227 family protein produces the protein MIVSIRRWMARIKFAIGLVVLTVAVYYALSALTSWIEPTNRYKEPSGRAVKAFNPELSGIEGDSMLERLLFFYRTGE, from the coding sequence ATGATCGTATCGATCCGCCGCTGGATGGCGCGCATCAAATTCGCGATCGGACTGGTCGTCTTGACCGTCGCCGTGTATTACGCTCTGTCGGCGCTGACGTCGTGGATCGAACCGACCAACCGCTACAAGGAGCCGAGCGGCCGCGCGGTGAAGGCGTTTAACCCGGAGCTGTCGGGCATCGAAGGGGACAGCATGCTGGAGCGGCTGTTATTTTTTTATCGAACCGGCGAATAA
- the xerD gene encoding site-specific tyrosine recombinase XerD has translation MRHRLELFLRDLAVERELSAGTLEAYRRDLTQFIDFAEKQGLSEPDSVTRATLSSYLQQLRVRGRSAATTARAAVSLRSFFAYLTRERHIRRNPAERLESPRLEREAPATLEPGEVEALLAAPEPDTPYGLRDKAMLELLYACGLRVSELTALDVGSVHPELGFIRVVGSRGRERIVPIGRHAVEALQAYVERGRPALIRSGSDGETALFLGHLGTRLTRQAFWKMIKSRAAEAGIAKAISPHMLRHSFAAHLVENGADLRAVQEMLGHADISSTQVYLQAQTAKVRISEVYNRAHPRSGSRKR, from the coding sequence ATGAGACATCGATTGGAGCTGTTCCTGCGCGATCTTGCGGTGGAGCGGGAGCTCTCGGCGGGGACGCTCGAAGCGTACAGGCGCGATTTGACGCAATTTATCGATTTTGCCGAGAAGCAGGGCCTCTCCGAGCCGGATTCGGTCACGAGAGCGACCCTGTCTTCTTATTTGCAGCAGCTTCGCGTCCGGGGACGTTCTGCGGCGACGACGGCGAGGGCCGCTGTATCGCTGCGTTCTTTTTTCGCCTATTTGACACGGGAGAGACATATCCGGCGCAATCCGGCGGAACGGCTTGAGTCCCCCCGGCTCGAACGCGAGGCCCCCGCAACACTCGAACCGGGCGAAGTCGAGGCGCTGCTCGCCGCGCCCGAGCCGGATACGCCTTACGGGCTGCGGGACAAAGCGATGCTTGAATTGCTGTACGCCTGCGGGCTCAGAGTGTCCGAACTGACGGCACTTGACGTAGGCAGCGTGCATCCGGAGCTCGGATTTATCCGCGTCGTCGGCAGCAGGGGACGGGAACGGATCGTGCCGATCGGCCGCCATGCGGTCGAAGCGCTGCAGGCGTATGTGGAGCGCGGGCGTCCGGCGCTCATCCGGTCGGGCTCGGACGGGGAGACCGCCCTGTTCCTCGGACATCTGGGGACACGCTTGACTCGTCAGGCATTTTGGAAGATGATCAAGTCGAGGGCGGCGGAAGCCGGCATCGCCAAAGCGATATCGCCTCATATGCTGCGGCATTCGTTCGCGGCTCATCTGGTGGAGAACGGCGCCGACCTCCGGGCGGTGCAGGAGATGCTCGGACACGCCGACATCTCTTCCACGCAAGTGTACTTGCAGGCGCAGACGGCGAAAGTCCGCATCAGCGAGGTATACAACCGGGCCCATCCGAGATCGGGCTCCCGCAAGCGATAA